The Manis javanica isolate MJ-LG chromosome 14, MJ_LKY, whole genome shotgun sequence genomic interval TCACTTAATTCAAAAGTGATGACTTGCTCTTGATTTATGAGTGCAACTTTTAAAGCTACTTATTAAGTGCAGAGTCACTGGGGTTCAAAGTGACTCTGCTCAAACCATCCAAAATTTAATTTCTGcctgagaggcttccttctactcagcccaatttttaaaatatccctaGACTGGGCCATTCCTCCTGTCCGTTAGGGCACCTAAGACTGGTTCATGAATCTACTCAAACTTTTCCTATATGCAGTTAAAAAAATTCTGGCCTCATGgtaacatttttaatgttaacaaAGAGCAAAGTGAGACTCACAGAGGTCAAGTGACCTCCCCGTGGTCCTCAAACCATTAAGCGGCCAAGTTAGCAGGTGCACTCACACCTTCTCTGTTTTTGCTCTTTCTACTCCTTCCTGTTGTCTTATCTCATACTGTTTCATACATAAGCTTTCTCATACATTGAACGCCTAGGGAGATACTCCAAAGATTCATGCCTGAATGTCTAAAACAGAGGAAGTACTTAGTACTTAGCTACTGATGTACTTCCCCAACTCTAGCatttctgtttttgtattccaaCATCCATTCACAGGAGAGAGCAGAATAGGGAGACAGAAGATACTTTGGAGTCCTCCACCCATAAATTCTCACAAAGAGTAGTCCTTCCTTATCTGCGGTGACCCGCGGCCAGCTGTGGTCCAGATGCAGGTGACTTCCTTCTGAGGGTTTGTCAACAGCAGCCAGCCTGTGTCAGGCTGCCTGCGTCACTCACGTCACTGCACCTCATCACACAGGCCTTCTCTCATCTCACACCATCACAAGAAGAACAGTGAATGCAGTACAATAAGGTAATTTGAGAGAGCAAGACAGAGACCACATCCACATAACATTTATTACAGTGTATTGTTAtaactgttctattttattatcattgttaATCTCTTGCTGTgcctaaattataaattaaactttatcacaggtgtgtgtgtgaaggaAGAGACAGCACACACGGGGCTGGCAGTTTCcatggtcccaggcacccgctggGGCTCCTGGCACGTGGCCCCCGTGGGTGCGGGCAGACGACTGTAAGCCTGACCTTGTGGGATTTAGAGGCCTTGCTAGTCCTTAGGTTCAGCAAATCTCACTCTTCTCATGAGTCATTGATCCCATGATCGTACGGCCTTTAGGTTTCAGTGCATAGGTGGGACTCATTTCACAGGTGGGACTCACACAAAGCACGTTATTGGTAGAGCTGTGACAGGACCAGGCCCCCTAATTCCCAGTGATTCCCCACAGCTGTACCTTCTCCCTTAAGAGAATATTAGTAAGCAGTGACTTTCAAATGATAAAAATACATCTActtaacattaattttaaaaaactacagcaagaacaaaggaaaaactaaacaaaaaaaatgtacctTTTCTGCTTATAAGTAGGCATGGGTGCCcacattcattaaataaaatcagaaagacttttttttcctttgtccagTGGACTAATATTTTAGTtgtaaattttaagttaaaatcacCTGGGAAGTCACTTTGATGGCTTCTCTTGTTTATCACCAAATTCCATAAATCctcttgaaaaggaaaaaataaataaaaaagaattattatttaGTCTGGACAGAAATGATCAGCGATGGCGTCTTATTATGATCACTAGGGTGTCTTGTGTTTGGGCCACACTTTTCTTCTCCAGATTTTCCTATTTCATAAATAAGTAAGATTTAAGATTTCTATAACAGTTCATAGTCAACAAGCCTTTACACACAACTATCTCTTTGAATCTGCTAATAAATCTGGTAGTCACATGTCTGTCCATAGGTAAACTCTTTAAAATcaggtattttgttatagttcAGTAATATCTTtgcccagcacctagaacactgcctggcatacAGTCTGCATTAGTGCATATTTGTTGACTGGATAAAGGaattaatttttatctctttttacatatgaaaaaaaaacctctgaaaCTCAATAAGATCACACACATTGTCCAAGTCACATGGCTGGGAAATTGCAAAGCAAAATCTAAAACAGATCTCCGGAACCATAAATCAATACCAGAACCATCAAAATCTATTTGAGGGATTAGGAGGTTATAGTCTGGTGGAGAAAACAGACACATTCagacagaaataatttaaaacattgagGGGGTAAGCTGTTGTGAAGATTACTACAAAGCATTGTGAAAGCCTAGCCGGAGTGTGAACACCAGCACTTCTTAGATGTCTTCCCAGAGCTTATCTTTGTCCTGGACTTTAGAAGATGACCAGACTTGTGTGGTGATCAGACTGGGGGCggggggctgggggcagcagcGCCGGCCGAGAGAAAAGCGCGTGCAAAGATGTTGAGGTTCATACAAACCTGACATGCTTTGGAACAAAAATCATTTGTCACTGGGAGTATCAGGTGTTTGGcttcaggagagagaaatgatGAAGTATATATACTGGCATCAGGGAAGAACTTGTAACAGCAGCCAGACATGTTTGCTCTGAGACTTCAGGCCGTGGAGATTCATGAAAGGGTTTCAAGCACGGCAGCGAGAgaaccatttttcttttaacataattcTGATAGTAGGTAGAGAGGATGGATTGGAGTGAGGAGAGATAGAAACtgcaaaattaattataaaaataataaaacgtTTAGGAAAGAGATGATGAAGGACTTGACTAGGCCAAAGAGTAGAgctgaagaaaagaaatggtgtAAGGAAACAATTTAGAGGTAGAATACCCAGCTCTCGGGCGAAGGGGATGACCAGCAGAAAGGATGTAGGGCTCTGTGGCGTCTGGATTCCGGGCGGATGGAGATGTGCCTTCGGGAAATAAGGAACACGGGAAGAGGAGCAGGGGTGTGAGGTAATGGGCTTGGGCTTAGACCAGCTGAATTTGAGGCCTTGCTGGAAAACCTAGGTGAGATTTTTTAGAAAGCAAAGAGTCATTTCAGTCTGTAGCTCAGGAAAAAGAATGCAGTAGATACCTGAGCCTGGAGGTCACTGGGCAGTGTATGTGATATTCCTGTGTGGAAGCTGTGATGTGAAAAAGCAGGCAGTGTGCATTCGGAGCCTTGAGGAGCAATGCGGCTTGTGCACATGCATGAAGAGAAGTCAGATGAATGAGGAAGAatggccagaggcagagagagaaccCGGCCAGTGTCGTGTCTTGGAAACCAGGTTAAGGGGGCAGAGGGAGATTCCCAAGAACTGGACGCTTCTCAAGGGGTCAGAGGAATCAAGAACACGTATATTTGTTTAGGACGATGTTGACCAGGGTGCAGTTCACAGAACTCTACATGTGGCCCCACAGGCGGGCAGAGGGAGCGAGCCTGTCTGCTCGCCGTCCTGGAAGCACGCGTCTGACACTGACGATGAGCCCTGCACGGCACTTAGGCGGCAGCCGGACTGGAGCTGGTGAAGAAGGCCTTCCTCCTGTGGACCCGTTTATGCAGCCCCACTGTTCCTGTCATTCTCTCTTTTTAATCAAAACCCACCGGGTCCCGTGTGGCTCGGACGGCCTCTCACCTTTGCCCTGAACACTGCCCCAGGCGTCACGGCCCCGGCGAGCTGCTTTCTCCAGAAACTACCTGTGATGTTTGGCTGGCACGGACCTAATTTAACAGCCCTTTAGTTATCGCGTTTGCTCATGCCGTCTTACCATAAGGACTGCGCATTCCTTGAGGAGAAGGGATTCACAGTCTAGATTTTTCCTTCACAATCCCCGGCCCTACACTGCGCACACTGAGTACTTAATACTTCCGGATGGTCTCCTCCGAGGCCTCGTCACCCATTGTGTTTATGGAGGACGGTTAGATTTGTTCCCTTGAGCAAGGAATGCTGTGTCTTTCAGCAGATATCTCTCAGGATACTTTGGTCAAGTTGGGGTAGATGGTCTTTAGATCTGATCTCTAAGGTCCTTTTCCGTAGTTAATTATTGTGTGCCTGCCGTGACTTGCAGGGTGCTGGGCCATAGCGGTGAGCTAGATAGATCTGGTCCCTGTTTTCACACAGCTACACGATCAAACATGAATCATTTGAGATGGTGACATAGGTTATAATCGCACCATGACAAGGTAAAGTGACGGAGACTGATCAGGGAATGAGAGAAGGTCATGGTAATGAGGGGGGTCACAGGACCGTTTTCTCAGGAGGTGACTTAGATAAGCGGCAGGGCAAAGCAGCAGCCATGAGAGAAGGAATGAACGTTTAGGCAGAAATGAAAGGGGGGCAGAGAGCCTGAGACGGTTTAAGttccagaaacagaaagaaaatcattaactCAGGATATCATGAGGGGAAGAGAAAATAGCAGAGGGTAAGGTGCCATTTCTGAACCCAGAGCTGACAGCAGTTCTGTATGTAGTATTGCAGATCAACTTTCAGGGTTAGCAGGGATAAAAAGTGCTATTTTACATCTGGGGAATTTCCtgggaaaggaataaaaagtgattatttttccAACTCCTCACATTGCTATTGCTGTGATTTATAACAATATGAATTGCACTAGAATCTAGTCTGTACTTTGTACGTAACGGGTGCCAATCTTATTGTTTGCTTGTCAATTTCTTCCTAGTTTATATTAGCAATCATGGGAATACAAGAGTTGCAAAAGCAACCACAATAGGAAAAATGAATGTCTGTGAGTTTCAGCAGTTTATGTGTGTGAGAACTGTACCCTGAATCCTGCTCATCCGCCTGATAATATGTTGATTTAAGCAGAACATAGATCATAAAAAGCTCCCTGACTGCTTCTATATACAAGTGCTTCTTGATCTGTTAATGGTCATAGATCCCTTTGGAAATCTAGTAAAAGCCAGAAGCACTTTCCCTAGAAAAATACGAAGATTCACAATTACACAAAATATGAATTGAAATGTAAAGGCTATGTGGACCTTTGCGGCCTAGCTGTGGAGGCCAGAGAATCTCATCGAGGGCTTTCGAAATGTCCTATGTAGTGCGGTCGCTTGGAAACCTGTTGCAGAGCATGGCCTTAGCCTTGTCCCGGGAAGGCGCACGGTGAGAACCTGCACTTCATGTACATTTTCCAGGGGATTCTGAGGCAGGAGATAGAGACCGCTCTTGGTCAAACTCTGCTTAGGGGTCTAcggaggggagaaaaagaaggcagaggctcagagaggcggACACTGGGGCACCTGGACATTCGGAAGCATGATTTCAGCCCTGGAGAGCTGCAACTGGGGGGCTAATGTGAGGAGAATGAGGAGTACGGTGAAGTGGGGGTGAAGGTCGCAGTGACGTAGGCTGGAGGAAGGTGCCTTAGGAGCTGGGCGCGGGCCCTTGGAAGCAGGATCCTCAGGGAGACTCCGGGCTGTGCCATCTGCCGCCACGGCATCCCTTGTGGTCAAAACAGACGCTCATCCGAGAGGGTCTCGGGAGGGCCTCCGAGGCGACATTAGCGACGTCTCTGCCGACCCCCTGAGTTACCCGCACTACAAGATAAAGGCAGGACCTCTCACACCGACCCCCGAGGAGCGCCCACCTTCACCAAAGAAGCGCAGTGTCTGCACCGGGCGGGTCCTTCTCCTCCCGACTTTGCAGACGAGCAGCCCGGGGCGCCCAGGGACGGCGGGCCGTGCCCAGGACCCCCTGTGTCGGCGCGGGGCCTCGGCTCCCTGGGCCCGGGCCCGGCGCTCCCCCTCCTACCTACGGGGTCCCAAGATCAAAAACAGCGCACGGAGTCCCTTGGCGGCAGCGCCCACCCCGGAGGGGTTCACGGCGACCCACGCGGGCGCGGCTGCCGCTGAAGGTGGGCGGCACCTGTCCATCAAAGTGACACTCGGCTCGCGCCGCACGTTTATTTCTCGCTCAGCTAAGCGCTGCCATTGCCGGCAGCCCCCGGCCGAGGACGGGCCGCCCCGGCTTACGTGCTGCGGGTCATGGAGCGGAGGATGAGCTCCACCGCGTTCTCGATGATCTCGGTCCCCAGCAGGTTCAGGAACTTGGGGAACTCCCTCTCCAGCTTTCGGCCCGACTCCTCCGCTCTGTCCTCCAGCTTCTGAGCCGCATTTCCACCCGGAGCGTCTTCTGGAAAACAGCAGCGTCTCAGAGGCCATGCTCCGCACCCACACGGGAAGCTCTCTGGTCAGCGGGAGGCCCTAGGGCCCCCTGAGGCCCACCCCCCTTGTTAGCGGTCTTGGACAGTAatgtttactgaacacttaatgCCTGCCTGGTTAAAATCTTCACACTTGTTTCTAAAAACAGACAGGTGCCGATACTTAGGCAGACTTTGGTTCCCTTTCCAGATGTGGAAACTGGATGCGTGGGGATGGAGGCCCTTGTCTAGGGCTAAGCCGCGAGTGAGCCCCAGGGCCAGGGCCGACATGCAGGACGCCTGGTTTTCATGCGTTTTTCTCCACGTCATCCATGGCCCGTGTTAATGATAATACTgagaataataatactaatactcAGAATGCTGCGTAATCGAGGATAGCATTCGTTGAGCACATACCTACGTCAGCCAGTTCA includes:
- the C14H5orf46 gene encoding uncharacterized protein C5orf46 homolog isoform X3 produces the protein MAVSVLRLTFVLGLLVVLILTCHAEDAPGGNAAQKLEDRAEESGRKLEREFPKFLNLLGTEIIENAVELILRSMTRSTGFMEFGDKQEKPSK